A stretch of DNA from Campylobacter gracilis:
TCGGCTTGACGTTACAGTCTATCAGCGCCTTTTCCTCTGCGCTTAAGCTTGCCGCGCGCCCTGCCTGCGCTGCGTCGCGGCACATGATTGCAAAGGGCTTACTCGGGCGCTTTTTGAGCGTTCGCAGCATGCGTACTGCGCGCTCGTTCGTCGCATCGCAGACGATGTGAAAGCCGCCCATTCCCTTGATCGCGCCGATCTGTCCGCGCCACAAAAGCTCCGCCGTGCGCGCTATCGCCTCCTCGCCGCTTGATAAAATTTCGCCGCCCGCGCCGCATAAAAACAGCTGCGGACCGCAGTGCGGGCAAGAGATCGGCTCGGCGTGATAGCGGCGCGTGAGCGGGTCCGTGTATTCGCCGCGGCAGAACTCGCACATCTCAAACGCCCTCATCGTGGTGTTTACGCGGTCGTACGGCAGCGCGGCGATGATGCTAAGGCGCGGGCCGCAATCAGTGCAGTTGATAAAAGGATAGTGGAAGCGCGGATTTTGCGGGTCGTAAAACTCTTTTTTGCACTGATCGCAGATCGCAAAATCGGGCAAAATCGGGTTAAATTTACGCCCCTCCTTGGATTGCGTGATCTTAAAATCAGTAAAATTCTGCGTAAAATCTTGTGTATTTAGATCGGTGCGAGTAATTTTATCGATACGACAAAGCGGCGGCGCTTCGCTGCGGAGGCGCTGCTCGAAAATTTTTAAAATTTCTTCTTCGCACAGATATTGCCCTGCGCTTTGCGAATCGTGTTTAAAGCCGTCCAAATCTCCCTTCGCACCTTGCAAGTCCTCTTTCGCATCTTGCAAGTCGCGCTTAGTATTTTGTAAATATTGCGACGATTCATTCTGCGACATACCGCCCTGCTGCGACGAATTTTGCACGATAAAATTTTGATCCGACGAAGCGGGCAAAATGGAGCCCTGCTTGTTTAGATCGGTCTTGAATAGGTTTGGTAAAAATTTCTCGCTCGCTGCGGCTTGCGAATAGCTCGTCAAATCATGAGGCAAGCTCGTCAAATCTGAATCGGGCAGGCTTACTAAATCATTCAATAAATCGCGCGACGAGCCGGTCAAATCATTTGGCGAGTTCGGTGCGTTCTGCGACGAAAAGGAGCTCTCGTTTAAATTTGAACTTGCAAAATTTCGTAATGAGTTTGCGGCTTCGTTAGAATCCGACTCGGCAGAATTTAAAGACCGAGCAGCTGATAACGATACTTTCTGTGCTTGAATTTCGTTAGAATTTGGCTCATCTAAATTTAAAGGTGCAAAATTTTTATCGACTGAGTTCTGTTGCGCCCCAAAAATGTCTGCGCAAACGATGATTTTAACGCCTTCGCCGTCGTTATAAACCTCGCCTTTTAGCCCCAAATCCACGGCGAGCTTGTAGACGAACGGGCGAAACCCGACCCCCTGTACTGCTCCGAAAACCTCAAATTTAGCCGCTTTCATGCACGTGCTTTCATAAATTGCGCGCCGCAGGAGCTGTTTTGCAAGCAAGTTGCGCTCGCAGCGGGCGGATAAAACGTACCGGGCGGTGCAAAATATGCTCTAAATTTAATAAAATTCGATCCTTCACGCCCGCGCCCTTTGCCGCTTTTTTTAAATTTTTCGAGGTCTCATTTGCGCTAAGCTTAGCCCGTATGGCGCAGCTATCGGCACCGCAATGCCAGCTCGACTTGCTGTTTCGAGAATATAGCTTTGAAGCTTTGCTAAAAATTAGCATATACACCCGATCTATCGAGCTTGAAGCGCGAAGCTGTCGCTAAAGCTCGCGTCAAAATTTTTGCAAAGCTTAAGCATCAAATCCGCAAATTTGCGCCCGCTAAACATCGCTCCGCCGAAGATCAAAACGTCAAAATCCTCTTTGCGCTCATCCGCCAGATCGCTTAAAAAATAGCCTAAACTATCAAAAAATCCGAACGCAAACAGCTTTTCATTGGCGCCTGCGAGCGCATAGCTCATCGCCGAGCGCAAAATTTTATCCGCTTGCACGCAGCCGCGCTCATCGGTGCAAAAATCGAGTCGTACCCCTTTACCGCCCGCAAAATCCTCCGCGCTCGCTATCAAAAACGCCGCATCGCGCCCCCAGATAAGCTGCGCGGCGATGCTAAAGATGGTGTGAAATCCCGCGTTTGCGCTTTTTAAAATTTCATCGATTTTTGCGGCGTTTACGTTAAATTTGGAGCTGAAATTTTCAAGCAGCTTCGCGCCCGTCTCATCCGCGCAAATTTGAGCCTTAAGTTCGTCAAAACTGCGCGGCAGATTAAATTTAAGTAGAATTTTTTTAGAGCTTTCGCCATAAATTGCGATCTCGTCGTCCGCGCCCACTCCCAAAAAGCAGCGCAAAACGCGTTTTTTGGAGTCGTTGAAAATCCCTTTTTCGCGGCACGTAAGCGCAAAAAGAGCGGAGTTTTTGTCGTTTGAGTTTTTCAGATAAGAGCTTGCGCTGTCGCTTAAAAAATCCTCGTTTTGCACGATCAAAAAGCCGTTTTGAAGCGGCGCGACTTTAAAAATTTTATCTTTTTGCGCCGCATTTTCGCATTTTGCGCTTAAAAAATAGATCCCATCGCTTGCCAAAGCGCGCACCAGCGCAAACACGAATATGCCACCCGCAAGCTTTACGTCAAAAAATTTAGGCGCGCTCTCGTGATTTTTTCTAAAGATCGCATTGGTTTTTAGGCTTATGAGCGGCTTTTCGAAGGCTGCGAGCGCGATTTTGCTCTTTTCATCGCTCACAAAAATCCCATCCAACGCGCTCACTCCTGCAGCAATCAGAAAATCGGCGCTAAAATCCACGTCCGCCTTGAGCGTGAAAATTGCGTCGCCGCGCTTAATCTGCACCTGCTGAGCATGAAATAAGTTTATGCGGCAAAACTCCAGTAAGCCGGCGAAATTCTCCCTGCATACCGCTTCAAATTTTCCCTCATAAAGCACGCTAGCACCGCTTATTATTCCGAATTCATTTTGAGACAGCTCGGCGTGAGCGAGGTATTCCTTCATCACTCGCGGAGTGAAATTATTAAATTTAGCCTGACTAGCCGCGTTTGAAATTTCATCCTCGAAAAATTTATTTAAATCGCTCGAAGAGGCATCTTTAAACGTGCAGTTAAATTTCAGCGCTTTCGCTTCGGCGCCGCCCTCGTCTACCACGCGCACGGAGGATTTTGCCAAAAATATGGAGTTTGGAATTAGCGGCATCGCTTCGTCGCTAAATTTTAAAATTTCATCCTCGCCGCCGCGCACGAAAAGGCTTATTAAGCTCACCTCTTTTTTTAGGCAAAACTCAAGTACGCTTTTGCGAGCATAAAACAGCAAGAAGTGCGCTATCAGCGCGTTTTCATTAAGGTAGTTAAACTCATATGCTACTATCATCTCGCCCCCTTTTTGCAAATCGATCCGCGATATCTTGGGCGCTAAGATCGGCGATTTTTTCATGCGCAAAACCAAGATCCGATAGGTACTTAAGCGCCGTTTTTTCCATGATTTTTGAGGACTCTAAAATCACGGAACTTAGCTTAAAGCTCGCCTCCTCGATGCGCTGCGGCACGACCGCTAGAATTTTAACGTGAGGCAGATCGCCGCAAAGATCCATCATTTGCAGGGTTTGAAGCATTTCGACCTCGTGCGCCGAACCACTCCAGCTGATCTGCTTAGGCATCGCGTTGTAGTCGAAAAAATACACCTCGCCGCCCTTTGCGCCATCCGCGTTTATGCAATCTACGAGCAAAATTTCATCAAATTCCGCCATCGTAGGCATCAAAAAGCTAGCCAGCGTCCCGCCGTCGATAAAGCTGATCTGATCCGCACTATCGCTCGGCACGGCGAGATTTTTGGCAACGAGGTTCGCATTGATAGAGCTTTGCGCTGCGGAATTTATGGCGGAATTCTGCGAAGTAGAATTTGAAGCGAAATTCTGCTTTGCGGAATTTTCTGAAGTAGAATTTCGGTCTAAATTCGCTGTCGCGAAATTTTGCTTAAAGATAGAATTCTCATCTGCAAAATTTTGCAAGGAGTTGCGCTCTATGGAATTTTGCGAGGTAGAATTTTGTATCGCAGAGACTTGGGCGGAATTTTGCATGAAATTCTGCGCCGCGAAATCCTCGCTCGCCATAGAATTTCGTGCGGCGGCTTTAGGATAAAATTTATAGTTCTGCGCGAGCGCGCGGACGAAGTGCACGCCTATGCCCTCGTCCGCGTAGATGACGTTGCCGATACCCAGTACCAGCACCCTCAAGCGTGCTCTTCCTTTTTAAATTTATAGCCGCTTACGATCGCATCCATCGCGCCATCCCTGCCCTTGACGGCGTTAAAGACCGCCATATAGACGTGGATCGGCACGAAGATTATGATGATATTCATGCAAAGATGGTGAATCATTCGCACCTCGCTTAGACCGCCCATCGCAGCTTCCAGCGGGCGCAAGAGCCCGTATAGCGCACCGCCTAACCCCTCGTGATAGACGTGAACGTATAGAATCATTCCAGTTAGGCAGATTACGAACAGCACTAGATAAAAGCCCAGATAGGAGATGAACTGCAGCGGGTTATAAACGCCGCGAAGATGCGGGTGCTCGCCCAAAAAGATATAGTATTTGATCTGAGCGATCCAGACACGCGGGCTAAAAAAATCCTTGATGCTTAAAAGCTCTTTTCTGCTCTTTTTATCGAAGAAGAAAAGATAAGTTTTAAAGATCGCCGCGCCAATCATCGCAAAGCCGAAGATCAGATGCACGAATCTAAATTTAGCCTGCATAAAAAGCACCGGCTCGGGACTCACCTCGGGCGCGGTGAAAACAAAGGCGATGTAATATCCGGTAATCACCAAAATCGTAATGCAAAGCGCACGCAGCCAGTGCGTGAGCCTAAGACCGATTGAGAACTCGTATTCCGCAAATCTTTTTTTCATGATCTATCCTTTGCTGGGATCTACCCTATAGCAGCCAAGCTCCGCCCCTTTAGCGTCCATTACGTGCACGGCGCAGGCTATGCAAGGATCGAATGAATGGATGCGGCGGATGATCTCTAGCGGCTTGGAAAGATCGGCAAGCTTAAGTCCGATCAAGCAGGATTCATAAGCGCCCATAGCGCCGTCCTTATCCTTCGGCGTGGCGTTCCAAGTAGACGGCACGACCGCCTGCCAGTTTTTGATAACGCCCTTTTCGATCCTGCACCAGTGGCTAAGTGCGCCACGCGGCACATGACCGATATAGCGACCTTTGTACTCTTTGGAGTTATCAATTACATATTTTGCGCAGGTCTGCGTATCGCCGCTTTTGATGTTTGCGATCAAATTTTCTAGCGCAATCAGTCCGTTGTCGGCTACGACTTTAGCCTCAATCATACGGCACGCCGTTCGTCCAAGCGTCGAAAATACCGCCTCAAGCGGCAAGCCGGCGTCTTTTAGGAATTGATCCACGACCTTTACTACGCGCTCGTTTTTCTTAGCATAATTTACCACGATATTTGCAAGCGGTCCTACCTGAAGCGGCTTGCCGTCGTATCGCGGAGCCTTGATCCAGGTGTATTTGCCCTGGGTATCGAGCACCTTCGTATGCGCTTCTTTGCCGTGCGCGTCGATGCTCTGCCCGTCCTGAAGACCCGTATAATTCGGCTCCTGCTCGCCGTCGTAAGGATGAAGCGCCGCATCGTTTTTATACCACGCATGCGTTGCCTCCTCGGTAATC
This window harbors:
- a CDS encoding hydrogenase maturation protease gives rise to the protein MLVLGIGNVIYADEGIGVHFVRALAQNYKFYPKAAARNSMASEDFAAQNFMQNSAQVSAIQNSTSQNSIERNSLQNFADENSIFKQNFATANLDRNSTSENSAKQNFASNSTSQNSAINSAAQSSINANLVAKNLAVPSDSADQISFIDGGTLASFLMPTMAEFDEILLVDCINADGAKGGEVYFFDYNAMPKQISWSGSAHEVEMLQTLQMMDLCGDLPHVKILAVVPQRIEEASFKLSSVILESSKIMEKTALKYLSDLGFAHEKIADLSAQDIADRFAKRGRDDSSI
- the cybH gene encoding Ni/Fe-hydrogenase, b-type cytochrome subunit is translated as MKKRFAEYEFSIGLRLTHWLRALCITILVITGYYIAFVFTAPEVSPEPVLFMQAKFRFVHLIFGFAMIGAAIFKTYLFFFDKKSRKELLSIKDFFSPRVWIAQIKYYIFLGEHPHLRGVYNPLQFISYLGFYLVLFVICLTGMILYVHVYHEGLGGALYGLLRPLEAAMGGLSEVRMIHHLCMNIIIIFVPIHVYMAVFNAVKGRDGAMDAIVSGYKFKKEEHA